GGATATCCTTTCCTGTTGTGTCTGCATTTACAATCACCCCTCACTCACAAGTGTTATTTATAGTGCAACAACTAAATAAAAGTATTGAAGATCGAACAACATTAAAAAGTGAAATCACTAAGTAAGGAGTGGGGTGAAAAAATGATATTCGATGCTCACTCAGACTTGCCAACTTACGTATATGAGGAAAGGGAGAAGGGAAGGACTAGAGTCCTCGAAAGCAATTTCGAAAAGTTCTTTACTGGGATCTCGGCTAGGGTTATGAGCGTCTGGAGCAGGCCGGAGAAGAAACCGATAATACTTAGGTACGCCTTGGAGGCATATAACAGGCTGTTCAAGGATGTTAGTGAAAGCGAAAAACTCGTGATAGTTGGTACCGTTAAAGAGATGGAAGATGCAATAAAAGACGGTAAAGTAGCCCTTTGGCTTGGGATGGAAGGAGGGGAACCCATAGAGAGTCTAGACATACTGGAGATATTCCACTCGATTGGATTGAGAGTCTTAACCTTAACTTGGAGCTTAAGGAATCAAATAGGGGATGGTGTCTTTGAAAGAACTAGAGGAGGGTTAACCAACTTTGGAGCTGAAGTCGTTGGAAAGTGCGAAGAGCTTGGGATAATCATAGATCTAAGCCACATAAATGAGCAGGGGTTCTGGGATGTTCTAGACATTACGGGCTTCCCCGTGATAGCTTCCCATTCGAATGCTAAATCCCTTTGCGATAACCCCAGGAATTTAACAGATGAGCAGATAAAAGCTATTGCTGAGAGAGATGGGGTGATAGGGGCTGTGGCTATTCCAGCCTTCGTCGACAAAGATAATCCAACCCTTGAAAAGTACGTTAAGCATATAGAGTACATGGTGGATCTTGTCGGTTACAAGCACGTGGGAATAGGCTTCGACTTCGTCTACTACCTCCCAGGATGGAGTGGAAAGAGCGTTGAAGGACTTGAGGATGAATCTAAGATACCGGATCTAATAAAGGCCCTAGAGGAGAATTTCAGTGAGAAGGAGGTAAAAGGTATAACATTTGAAAACTTCAAGAGGGTATTCGAGAGGGTAGTTGGGTGATGCTCTACTTTATAACTTTTAGAGAAGCAAGGGTACTGCTAAAGTCAAGAGATTTAGCCCTTATTAATGTGGACTTAATGAAAACAGGAAAAAAGATTAGGGTTAGAGTCAGCAAAGATTACGTTGAATTCCCGGACGGCTCCAGAGTTAAGAAGGAGATTATAAAAAGGATAGCAGAAGATGAGGGGAACGTTTATTTCGTAAGGGATGGGGAAGTTTTCAAAGCGGCCATAGCCGGTGAACATTTCTACAAGCTAGTTCCAACGATTCCCCCCACAATTGAGATTAATGGGATAAGGATGCACAGGACTAAGGGTACGGATCCGTTGAAGGATACCATAGCTAAAGTAAACACCGTGAAGCCGAGGGAAGGGGAAGTAGTCCTAGATACGTGCATGGGTCTAGGGTATACAGCTATAGAATCGGCTAAAAGGGGAGCGAGAGTAATAACGATAGAGAAAGATCCCAACGTAATTGAACTAGCTAAGATAAATCCGTGGAGTAGGGAACTCTTTGAATCTCCAAAAATAAAGATTTTACAAGGAGATTCTTTTGATTTAATTAAGAAGTTTGAAGATGAGTCTTTTGACGTTATAATTCACGACCCACCCAGGTTCTCACTAGCCGGCGAACTCTACAGTGAAGAATTCTATATGGAAATGTTTCGGGTCTTAAAGCCAGGGGGTAGATTGTTCCATTACGTTGGTAACCCTGGGAAGAGGTACAGGGGGTTAGACCTTCAGAAGGGAGTGATGGAAAGGTTGAGGAGGGTAGGATTCATGAAAGTGAGGAGGGTTCAAGAGGCCCTGGGAGTATTTGCATTAAAGCCCAGTCTAGAATGAAATGCGCGGGTTAGAGGGCTTTATTCTCAAGAAATCCCACTACTATAAGACTGTTGCTTTTCATACTATTTAGTCCTACGGAAACGAAGTCCTCTACTACGAGAATGGCGTCTACAGGTTCAACGGCTTTCCACACTATTTAGTTCTACGGAAACACAGTTTGCCGAGCAGTTGGGAGCAACTTCCATAGTCTTTCCTCTTTCCACACTATTTAGTTCTACGGAAACATATAGGAGTAGAGACCATAAAAACCTTCCCCTACTAGTTTCCACACTATTTAGTTCTACGGAAACGCGACGAATTATGGAGCCACGCCCGAGCGGGTGAGCATTCCGTTTCCACACTATTTAGTTCTACGGAAACCTCTTTGGGAACTTTTAGAACAGGCAAAAGAGTTACTTAGGGAGCTGTTTCCACACTATTTAGTTCTACGGAAACTTTGTTATTATAGGTCAGCGAATGGGGTGGTTATGGCGGACGAGGAGTGGCAGAGTAGGTTTCCACACTATTTAGTTCTACGGAAACAAAATGCTAGGGAAATCCAAGAGATTGGAGAGTTTCCGTTTCCACACTACTAAGTTCTACGGAAACCTCAATTGCCTTGTCTAGTATAAATCTACCCAGCCATGGTTTCCACACTATTTAGTTCTACGGAAACGGTCTGCAGGGCATGTGGATCACCTTTCTATTATTCACATGTTTCCACACTACTAAGTTCTACGGAAACCCTTGCAGAAGAATGGCTGGAGACTGCAGGAAAGTTGGTAGTGTTTTGTTTCCACACTACTAAGTTCTACGGAAACTAGAGGGAAAGTTGTGATATGCAGAGCGGATGAGAACGAGTAGTTTCCACACTACTAAGTTCTACGGAAACAGAAATTGTTTCAGAAATGTCAATAGTGGACTTGAACAGGTTTCCACACTACTAAGTTCTACGGAAACAAGGAGCCGTCTCCAGGAGCCCATTCCCACCCTTCCTTGTACGTTTCCACACTACTAAGTTCTACGGAAACCTACTAGCAAGGCTGGCAATGTACACAGCAGTAGGGTACAGTTTCCACACTCCTAAGTTCTACGGAAACTAGTTGTATATTGGGCATTGGTTGATGACCTTACTCTCCCGTTTCCACACTACTAAGTTCTACGGAAACCCACAATACGGAGCCAGCAACAGCTCTTGTTTTGTAGTTTCCACACTATTTAGTTCTACGGAAACATAATATAAAATAGGAATAAGAGAGGGAACGGAAAGTGCTTTCCACACTATTTAGTTCTACGGAAACTTTTGTTGGGGGTGGTGAAGGATGAGGGTAGTAATTGCTTTCCACACTATTTAGTTCTACGGAAACTTGACAATCGGGAATTCTCCGGTGAGGGGTAGTCTGGGCAACTCTTCAACTTTCCACACTATTTAGTTCTACGGAAACGCCAAGAAGCCTGAAAAGTCGGAGTGGGAAAAGATAATCTTTCCACACTATTTAGTTCTACGGAAACCGTAGATCCCTCCTATGAGGTGTATGTGCTTGCCAGAAAGTTCTTTCCACACTATTTAGTTCTACGGAAACACGGAGCTCGGGATTAGTCCTGGGACTGTTAGGAAGGAGTTCTTTCCACACTATTTAGTTCTACGGAAACAAGTACGTTATTACCTCACTCGTAAACTCTTCCCGTCTTTCCACACTATTTAGTTCTACGGAAACACGGGGTTGATGATTACATTAAAGTTCCTTACAGTTCTTCTTTAAACTCTTTCCACACTATTTAGTTCTACGGAAACAGAGAAGTTTTACCTTCCGAGCTCGTGAAGTATATACAATCTTTCCACACTATTTAGTTCTACGGAAACTGAAAAGGGTTATAAGTTCTGGCGGTTAAGATTACTCTTTCCACACTATTTAGTTCTACGGAAACCTGGTTCGGTGGAGTGCTTGTGGCTTGGTTCTACTTCTTTCCACACTATTTAGTTCTACGGAAACAAGCTGTCGCCCTTCCTCACCACGGCAATTAAAGTACTTTCCACACTATTTAGTTCTACGGAAACATTAGCGAACGGCATGGTTAAGGAGGTCGGCATAAAGTCCTTTCCACACTATTTAGTTCTACGGAAACCTACTTCATTCCGTCTCCCTCTTTCTCTTATCACCGCCCTTTCCACACTATTTAGTTCTACGGAAACTAGGACTTCGCCGAGCCTTGCACCAGTCCAGCAGGCGTCTTTCCACTTTCCACACTATTTAGTTCTACGGAAACCTTGACGAGAGAATAGTCCAGAAATTAAGAGGAATGGGATACACGATCTTTCCACACTATTTAGTTCTACGGAAACGTGTTACCGTAGCACAGAAGGGTAGCTTCCGTGTCTCTTTCCACACTATTTAGTTCTACGGAAACGCTGCATTCAATGCCGAACCTGCAACTATGCTTTATCTCCTCTTTCCACACTATTTAGTTCTACGGAAACCCTATCGGCCTCAAAGACGCAAAGGCATTCTACGATTACTCTTTCCACACTATTTAGTTCTACGGAAACTGGAACACCTCTACAAATAATGTTGGATAATAAACGTTTCCGTCTTTCCACACTATTTAGTTCTACGGAAACATGTTACATTGACACTATCAGGAGCAAGCCACATAACTTTCCACACTATTTAGTTCTACGGAAACCTCTAGCTACTTCTGCCGGCTCTTCTAGGGATAATACTTTCCACACTATTTAGTTCTACGGAAACACGTGACTAAGTACAGGGTTATCGCAAAGGTTGCCTTCTTTCCACACTATTTAGTTCTACGGAAACAAGGAGGAGGTGAAGGGGATGAAGATTGTTCTAAAAACTTTCCACACTATTTAGTTCTACGGAAACAAGCTGGGGCTTGATACTGCGGACAGGATGGATAGTGCCTTTCCACACTATTTAGTTCTACGGAAACCTCATTGATGGGGAGGATGGGGAAGCTCCTTGCAAAACTTTCCACACTATTTAGTTCTACGGAAACAAGAAATACATTGACAGGAAAGTCATCTATTGGGAGTTCTTTCCACACTATTTAGTTCTACGGAAACATAGTAAAAGAGGAGCAGTACATCAGCGATGACGAGCTTTCCACACTATTTAGTTCTACGGAAACAGAGAATCATAGAGGAGGAGGGTGTGGAGACTGCTTACTTTCCACACTATTTAGTTCTACGGAAACCGGACACTGTGCAGAAGCTCAGGCAAGCCAAGAGTAGTTCCTTTCCACACTATTTAGTTCTACGGAAACCTTGGGAACTGGGTACGGCTGGGGAACTGGATAAGGCTTTTCTTTCCACACTATTTAGTTCTACGGAAACATATTATCCAGCGTCCTACCGTCTTTCGGCACCAGGAAGACTTTCCACACTATTTAGTTCTACGGAAACCTCAAAGACATCTAATAGGCAAATAGGCATAGCTTTCTTTCCACACTATTTAGTTCTACGGAAACCCAGCCTCCTCCCTTGCCTGCTCTGGGAGGAGTTCCCCTTTCCACACTATTTAGTTCTACGGAAACGAAGGGGTGATGGCTTATACATTGTAAGGCCTGGGGACTTTCCACACTATTTAGTTCTACGGAAACACGTTTGGGTAATCCCAGTAAGGGATGAGGCAACCGGCTTTCCACACTATTTAGTTCTACGGAAACAAAATGCTTCGATGGCGTGGAGTACCTTAACAGTCTTCTTTCCACACTATTTAGTTCTACGGAAACACTGTTATGTTGACGCGCTAACACACTCACACGCCCAGTATCTTTCCACACTATTTAGTTCTACGGAAACCGGATAGGGTCACTAAGTAACATTGGCCCCCCTTATGACTTTCCACACTATTTAGTTCTACGGAAACCGAAGTGATAGAATGGTCAGAGTACTGGAAATTACCAGCTTTCCACACTATTTAGTTCTACGGAAACCCAGAAAGGGGAACCTACAGGGCTGTAGTAATCAGAATCTTTCCACACTATTTAGTTCTACGGAAACGCGATTTCCGCAACTACCTTGCCTCCTGGGGGAATTGCTTTCCACACTATTTAGTTCTACGGAAACAAGACATTGTTCCTGATGATGATAAGTTGGAAAGAACTTTCCACACTATTTAGTTCTACGGAAACAACAACTCCATTTTTATCACCTCGTCTGGACGTTAAAC
This Pyrococcus horikoshii OT3 DNA region includes the following protein-coding sequences:
- a CDS encoding dipeptidase, with amino-acid sequence MIFDAHSDLPTYVYEEREKGRTRVLESNFEKFFTGISARVMSVWSRPEKKPIILRYALEAYNRLFKDVSESEKLVIVGTVKEMEDAIKDGKVALWLGMEGGEPIESLDILEIFHSIGLRVLTLTWSLRNQIGDGVFERTRGGLTNFGAEVVGKCEELGIIIDLSHINEQGFWDVLDITGFPVIASHSNAKSLCDNPRNLTDEQIKAIAERDGVIGAVAIPAFVDKDNPTLEKYVKHIEYMVDLVGYKHVGIGFDFVYYLPGWSGKSVEGLEDESKIPDLIKALEENFSEKEVKGITFENFKRVFERVVG
- a CDS encoding class I SAM-dependent methyltransferase; the encoded protein is MLYFITFREARVLLKSRDLALINVDLMKTGKKIRVRVSKDYVEFPDGSRVKKEIIKRIAEDEGNVYFVRDGEVFKAAIAGEHFYKLVPTIPPTIEINGIRMHRTKGTDPLKDTIAKVNTVKPREGEVVLDTCMGLGYTAIESAKRGARVITIEKDPNVIELAKINPWSRELFESPKIKILQGDSFDLIKKFEDESFDVIIHDPPRFSLAGELYSEEFYMEMFRVLKPGGRLFHYVGNPGKRYRGLDLQKGVMERLRRVGFMKVRRVQEALGVFALKPSLE